The Bacteroidales bacterium sequence GGATTTTCGATTGGATTCCCTGCAGGATAGTAACGGTGTGAATGGGTGTTCCATTGTAGTTTCCCCAGAGCATCACTTCATCGTTTGCATTGGGACCAATGACTGCTATTTTTTTACCTGATTTTGACAGAGGCAGGATGTTATTCTTATTCTGGAGCAATGTCATCGTCTGCTGAGCCATCATGTAGGCCAGTTTCTTGTGCTGATCATTGTTAATGACCGAGGGCGGGATCTGTGCCCAGGGAACTATTGAATCGGGATCGAAATCACCCAGTTCAAAACGTCCGGTAAGTACCCGCAGGAGACTTTGGTTAATATCCTCTTCTTTTATTAAACCCCGTTGTACACCATCCGGAAGAGTTTTAAAGGGGTAGTTTTGCCATATGCATTCCACATCCGTACCGGCCAGCACAGCCTTTGATGCAGCATGAACAGGATTTGACGAAACTTTATGTGAAGTATAAAAGTCGGATACCGCACCGCAGTCAGAAACAACCATGTATTTAAATCCCCACTCATCGCGTAGAATACGTTGGAGTAACCGCGTGTTTCCGCAACACGGTTCATCATCCAGACGCTGATAGGCGCACATTACCTGCCTGACATCGGCCTGCTGCACCAACGCCTTGAAGGCCGGCAGGTAGGTTTCGTTTAAATCGCGGGGGCTCACGTTATTCAGATTCAGTTCATGGCGGCTCCATTCGGGACCCGAGTGAACGGCATAATGTTTGGCGCAGGCGAGTAACTTACGGTATTTGGCATCGGCCGGACCCTGCAATCCTTTTACAACCTGTACGCCCATCCGGGATGTCAGGTAAGGGTCTTCGCCATAGGTCTCCTGTCCCCTTCCCCATCTTGGGTCGCGGAATATATTAACGTTGGGTGTCCAAACGGAAAGACTCAGGAACCGCTTATTTTCATTGCCACGGCTCAGCCATTGGTTGTATTTAGCCCTTCCTTCATCGGATACAGCATTGAAAATTTCAAAAACAAGTTTGTCATTAAAAGATGCGGCCATTGCAATAGGCTCTGGAAATACGGTAACACTGTCGTTGTTGGCATAACCATGCAATGCTTCGCTCCACCAGTTGAATTTTTTAATACCAAGACGGGGAATGGCATCGGACTGGTCGCACATCAAGGTTGCCTTTTCTTCAAGGGTCAATCTTGATATCAAATCCTTTGCTCTTTCTTCCGGACTCAAATCCGGATTCCGGAAAGGAAGATTTTGGGCTGATGAAAGGAATGTAATGAATAAGCTGAAAGCTATCAAAAAGATTCTGCTATGAGTGATCCGCATGTTAAGGTTTTTAATGAATGAGTATCTGGTTCTATAATATTACCATCAGAAGCAGCGTACTACTCACATAATAATTGATAATTTTTAAAACTAAATAAGAATCAGGGATTGCTTTTCACCAGTTTCCTAATCTCGAAACCATTGGTTGTTTGAATTTTCAGAATATACATACCAGCAGGTAATGAAGACACATCAATTTGTGAATAATTTCCGGAAATTTTTTCAAAAATGAGAAAGTTTCCTTTCAGATCAATTATTGCTACACTGGTAATTTCTTCTTTAGATTCACCTTGTATGATAAAAAAGCCGGATACAGGATTCGGATAAAAGCTGATATTTCCTGCATTATTTTCAGGATATCCGGTTAATGGATCATACTGCAGTGAAGTAAGAAAAAAGTGCATATTATGATTATTTGATACTATAGGAAAAGGCAAACTAAAAATTGTTGCGGGTGGCAATGCATTTCCTGCCACATAAACAGACCTTCCGTTCAGATTTATATCTTCTATTCCTGACACATCGCCAATAATATGGTTTACGCTAATAAAATCACCTTGTGGTGAATATCTTGCCAAAAAGCTTCCGTGCTTGAAATCATTAAATACGATCATGGAATCTTCAAGATTAGTACTTCCGAAAACCGCCCAACTGCCTGGATAATATCCTCCTACGTAAATATAATTATCATCAGCAGCCACTGCTTTACTCTGTTCGTTTGTATTGCTAAATGTATTACTGGCAATCTGGTTAGCCCATTCTACTACTCCTTCGGGATTCACCTTGCATAAAAAACCGTGGAAACCCAGGAAAGCAGATTTAAAATTTGAAAAACAGACAGTATCATTATAAACGCCGGTCATGAACACATCGCCTGAAGCATTTACTGCAATTTTATTACCGCGATCATCTCTTTGACCTCCATAACCTTTGGCCCAAAGTACTTCACCATTTGCACTCAATTTGGCCAGGACAATATCTGTACCGCTAAAATAGTTTTCCGGATACGCAGGATTGGATCGCGAATTTAAATGGAAATCGCCGAATTGAATGCTGTCATTTTCACTGAATATTTCATAATATCCTGTAACATAAGCCTCACCATCGTCATTTGTTTGCAGGTCACTAAATTCTAAAGAAGCACCAAAAGGACTAATTTTTGATGATGTAAACCATTTGAACCTGCCTTCAGAATCATACTTCATTACAAAAGAATTGGTTTTATCCTTCTCTACATTATAAATGACAGTATCCTCAAAAGTTAAAGAATTACCAATGGTAAAATAGCGTCCGGTAATTAACAAATTATCATTCTTATCCACAGTTATGGATTTAAAGAAATCAATATCGTATGGTAATTCTTTATCCCATAATTGATTCCCGTTCATATCATATTTAATAATATGATGATTTAGCAGCGAAGGTTTATAAAATGTATATACCTCATATTTGCTATTCACGGCTATATCGTTGGCTTCTTCCCCGGAATTTTCCCGTATCCATCGTAAATTTCCTTCTTTATCAAATTGGGCGATAAATGAAAAATCGCCATGGGAAATTGTAGTATCCTTAATATAAACTTTGTCACCAACTGCATGGCCGGATATATAAATATAATTATCGGTAGATGCTACGGCAATTGCATTATTTTCAGAATAATAGGCGTCACCTGCACCAGTCGATATCCATTGAAGGTTCTGAGCATTAATAGAAGTTGAAAAAGCCACCAGGAAGAAAAGAATGTGGTATTTCATAATTGTAATGTGAGTTTATTGTTTTATTTTATCTAAGGTGTTTCTTCAGCATTGAAATCAGCATGTCTTTTTTCAGGGTTTTTTTTAAGATCCAAAATTGCTGTTACAATATCAATAGACTTGTTAAAGTTGCGTGTCATTAACCATGTTACTGTGAGAAAAACATTGCCTATTTAAAGTTAGTTTTTTTAGATTAAAGCGCAAGAATAATTTCACAATACGGCTTTTATATATCTTTACGAAAAAGCGGATACATGAACAAAACTATTCTGATAGGCCATGGCAGCGGCGGACTGATGACATCAGATTTAATCAGGGATGTATTCTTGCGGTATTTCAATCCCGGTGGACATGAGATAGCCACAGATTCGGCTATTCTGAATGTCCATGATTCATTATTGGCTTTCACAACCGATTCATTCGTCATCGATCCTGTATTCTTTCCAGGCGGTAACATTGGTAAACTGGCTGTGTGCGGAACCGTGAATGATCTGTCGGTTGCAGGTGCAGTGCCGCTATACCTGAGTGCGGGTTTTATAATCGAAGAAGGTTTTCCCGTCGAGAACCTTGAAGTGATTGTACGTTCAATGGCTGAGGAAGCTGCGAATGCCGGTGTGAAGATTGTTACAGGCGACACAAAGGTTGTAAAAAGGGGACAGTGTGACAAAGTTTTCATAAATACCGCGGGGATCGGAGTGGTTAAAAGGGAATTCGAACCGATTTCAAAAGGCCGGACCATTCAACCGGGTGATCAGATTATGGTGAATGGTTTCCTGGGTGACCATGAAATGGCTGTACTTGCCGCCAGGGAAAACCTCAGGTTCGAAGAACCTGTAACATCGGATGTAGCCTGTCTGAATTCGCTGATACAGATGCTGCTTGCAAAAGGTGTAAAGGTCCGTTTCATGCGGGATATTACGCGGGGCGGACTGGCAACTATCCTGGCTGAAATAGCTGACTCCACCGGAAACGGAATTCTTATTTATGAAAAAGATATCCCTATGCGGGAACAGGTAAAGGGCCTTTGTGAAATATACGGTTTCAATCCGTTGTACCTGGCCAACGAAGGTAAGGTACTTATGGTGGTATCCGCTGATACAGCCGGTATGGCCGTTGATCTGATGCAACATCATCCTCTTGGCCTTAATGCTTCACTTATCGGAACCATAACGGATCAGAATCCAGGAAAGGTGCTTATGAAATCGGTTGTGGGAGGCACGAGGATGGTGGATAAGATTGCAGGAGAGCAGTTGCCGAGGATTTGTTGAATGTTTGAGGTTTGAGCGTTCTCAATGTCGCTTACGTCCCATAGGTCATATAGGTCCCATTAACTAACAGCCTAATAGCCTAAATAGCTAATAAATGCACGAATTTTCACTTGTAGAGAATATAATAGAAATAGTCACTGAAACGGCAGAGAGAAACGGGCTTACAACGGTTGAATCCGTTGAACTGGAAGTCGGCGCAGCCTCAGGAGTGATCAGGGAAGCCATGGAATTTGCCTGGGAAGCAGCTGTGAAAGGCAGTGCTTTTGAAAGGACCCGGCTTATAATAAAGGAAATACCGCTTATTGTTTCCTGCAGTGTCTGCGGAAAGGAATACAGCCCGGTTGAGATTTACGAATCCTGTCCAGGTTGCGGTGATGTGAGTCCGAAAGTTTTAAGTGGAAAGGAATTGAGGGTTGCGGCGATTGAAGGTAGTTCAAAGTAGTTCCAATGTGGTTCCAAATGGTTCCAAAGTAGTTCCAAATAGTTCCAACGAGGTTAACCTTGAAACAACCTTGAAAAAACCTTGAAACAACCTTGAAACAAAATTCCAACTAAATTTGTCCTTATAAAATCAAACTTCTATGTGCGAAACATGCGGATGCGGGGATAACAGCGGATTCAGGATAATCGACCCTAAAGAGGAACATCATCACGGCCACGGTCACGCCCATGATCACGACCATCACCATGATCATGAACATGATCACCATGATCATAATCACTTGCACAGTCACGATCATGAACATCATACCAGCACCCGGATTCGGGTTGAAACCAACATCCTTCATGAAAATGATATGCTTGCCGAAAGGAACCGCGGTTATTTTGAAGCTAAAAACATCACTTGTCTTAACCTGGTGAGTTCTCCCGGATCAGGCAAGACAACCATTCTTGAAAAGACAATTATCAAACTGGCCGGCAAACAGGTATTTGTTATTGAGGGCGATCAGCAGACAAGCCTGGATGCAGACAGGATTGCGGCCACACAAGCACCGGTTGTCCAGGTAAACACCGGTAATGGCTGCCATCTGGATGCGTCGATGGTAAATAAAGCTGTTAAGAAGCTGAATCCTTCCGAGGGGGCACTATTGCTCATCGAAAATGTGGGAAACCTGGTTTGTCCTGCTTTATTCGACCTTGGAGAGAATAGCAGGGTGGTTATCATCAGCGTTACAGAGGGTGATGATAAACCTCTTAAATATCCCAACATGTTTGAAAGCGCTCACCTTTGTCTTATTAATAAAACCGACCTGTTGCCTTATGTTGATTTCAGCATTGAAAAAGTGAAAAAGAATGCATTAAAAATTAATTCTCACCTTGAATTCATCACCCTCTCCGCGAAAACAGGAGAGGGATTTGAGGAGTGGGTGAAGTGGATACTGGAGTGTTCGTCATTGCGAGGAGCGTGATAAAACAATGATTATAACAAAAGGTAATGTCGATGAAGCAATCTGCCCGCACAGGCAGGACGACGCTTAGACTCACTTGGTCAGGCCCTTCCTGTTCGGGCAGATTGCTTCGTCGCTGATATTTTTGCTATAATCAAAGTCAGGTCAAGCTCCTCGCAATGACGATCTCGTGTCCCGTATCCGGCATCAAATTAATTTAGAATCAGTATATATTAGCCTCTGAAATCGACTATTGTTATTTAAATAACAATAAAATTGTTATTTTTGTAACAGAATTTTTCAGCATACGTATAACGCGTTGTTGAAAGAGATTTTTCGAAGTTGGGAGCATGAAGATTGCCGAAATTATTGCACTTACTAATGGTAAACTGGTTTGCGGTCATCAGCCGTCAGATGCAGATTTAACCCACGCCTTTTCATCCGACCTGTTGAGTGATGTTCTAACGGTTAACAAAACCGGTATCTTACTTATCACAGGAGTTGCCAACCTGCAGACAATACGCACTGCAGAAATGGCTGAAGTGGCCTGTATCCTTCTTGTAAGGAATAAGAAGGTGACTGATGAAATGAAGAAACTGGCCGGAGAACTGGGAGTCACTATCATTGAGAGTCCCATTTCAATGTTTGGCGCCAGCGGAAAACTTTACCAGGGAGGGTTAAGACCATTATATTAGAGGATCGGCTTATGAAAGAAATGGCATTTGAGTTCCCGATTGAAGGCGGCGATTTTATCAAAGCCGGATCTGCTTCGAGCCAGATTAAAAAAATACTGAACCAGCTCAATATTGATCCTGCCCTCATCCGCCGCATCGCTGTGGCCACTTATGAAGCTGAAGTTAACGTTGTGGCGCATGCATACAAGGGTGTAATGAAAGTATTGATCAGTCCGGCCAGGATTAAAGTAAAAGTGGAAGATGAAGGCCCCGGAATTCCGGATATTGAAAAGGCTATGCAGGAAGGATATTCAACTGCATCTGAAAAAGTAAGGGAAATGGGATTCGGTGCGGGAATGGGTCTTTCGAATATTAAAAAAAACACCGACCACCTGGATATTCAGAGCCGGTTAAATAAAGGTACTGTGGTGGAAATGACAACGTACATACAACCCGTTCAGAAATAATGGCCTTTCATCATGCATTACATATTAATGATGAGTTGTGCATTGGTTGTACTCATTGCATGAAAGCCTGTCCTACCGAAGCTCTCAGGGTCAGGAGCGGGAAAGCCCGTCTTATACCCGAAAGATGCGTCGATTGTGGTGAATGCATGAGGGTATGCCCTGTAAGTGCTATATCGGTTGAGGAAGACGATTTCTCACGCATATTCAATTATGAACACCGGGTAGCACTTGTCCCTTCAGTCTTTATAGGGCAGTTTCCCCGAAATATAGCCACACGCAAAATTTACAGCGGCATACTCGAAGAAGGCTTCACACAGGTAATTGAAGTAGAACATGGCGCCGGTTTACTGATAAAGATTATCAATCAGTACCTCGAAAACCGTACGGATATCAGGCCTGTCATTTCATCATTCTGTCCGGCAATTGTCCGTCTGATCCAGGTGAGATTCCCTTCGCTTGTCGGAAATATCCTGCCTTACAAGGCACCGCTCGACCTCACAGCCATTTTCTACAGGAAAAAAATGGAAGACCAGGGAATAGAACCCCGTAAAACCGGTATATTTTATATTACACCCTGTGCAGCCAAAATAGCGGCTGTCAAAAGTCCGGTAGGCGAAGAAACAAGTCCCATTGACGGTGTCATCAACCTGAAGACACTTTACAACCGGGTATATTCAACCATCCGAAAGGAAGAAAAAGGGTATTGTCCCGTTCCTGAAAAAGAGCAGCTGATGCCCGAAGAAATGGTGTGGACACTGACGGGAGGAGAATCAAAACATATAAAAGGCAGATGCCTTGCTATTGACGGCATTTCAAACGCAATAGAATTTCTTGAAAAGCTTGAAAATGACACACTGGGCAATTTCGATTTCCTCGAAATGAAAGGCTGTGATGAAGGTTGTGCAGGCGGAATTCTTTCACTCACCAACCGGTTCCTGGTTTCAGAAAGGTTAAGAACCCGTGCTGACCAGTATTATATCGACAAGGAATCGGGCAAGATAGTGGATAATAAGTCGATTAAAAATTACTCAGACCATGTTCTTGCCAACGCTTCGATAGGAGAGGTTGAACCGAGGTCAATCATGAAGCTTGACGAGGATATGGTGCAGGCTATGAAGAAAATGCAGAAAATACAGAAGATCAAATCATGGCTACCGGGAATCGACTGCGGTGCCTGCGGTTCGCCAACCTGCCGCACACTTGCCGAAGATGTGGTTCAGCACCGGGCGCATACAAGCGATTGTGTATTCGTGGCCATCAAAGTTAAAGGCGGAGAAGGTATGAAACAGGTAGTTGATTTTACTGAGCAAACCTGGGGTAAGGACCGGTTCAGAAAGATGCTTCCGGAGTGAGGAAGAAGGAATGAAAGAATGAAGGAATGAAAGAATGAAGGAATGAAGGAATGAAGGAATGAAGGAATGAGGGAATGAAGGAAAGAAGAATGAGGGAATTAGTGATTAATGAAGAACCAGGAATACAAACCCTGACAGGGTTTAAGAAACCAGCACAGGGTGAAACCCTGTGAATCGAAGGACAGACCAAAAACAGCCCTGAAAGGGCGAAAGAAATATATAATGAATTTAGAAATCATAATAAACCAATTGAACCTGAAGGTTCTGGCCGGTAAGGAAAACACGGGCAGGGAAGTTAAAGGCGCCTATGCATCCGACCTTTTAAGCGATGTCATGGGCAAGGCCCGCGAAGGGTATGTGTGGATTACCATGCAAACACATAAAAATATCATAGCCGTGGCATCGCTCAAAGATATTGCAGCTGTAATCATTGTCAATGGTGGTAACCCTGATGAAGGCACGCTTGTGGCAGCTGCAGCCGAAGGAGTTGTTGTTCTAGGAACCCATGAAGCAGCTTTCTCCACCTGTGGCAAACTTTATAAAATCCTGGAAAGGGATGCAGTGGTTTAAAGCTGATCTTCATATTCACACGGTTCTTTCGCCTTGCGGCGGACTCGACATGAGTCCCGTGAGTATTATAAAACAGGCGGTTTTAAAAGGGCTTGACTTTATTGCTATCACCGATCATAACAGCACCCGGCATTGCCGGCTGGCGCAGGAGATCGGCAGAAAACACGGAATTACGGTGCTGGCAGGCGCCGAGGTAAATACGAAAGAAGAGATTCACTGCCTGACGTTCTTTGAAGATATGGACAAAGCATCAAAATTTCAGCAATATATCGATGAAAATCTCATGTTTATTGAAAATAAGCCAGAGATTTTCGGGTACCAGCTGATTGTGGACGAGGATGAAAACATCCTTGAAGAGGAAGTCCGTATGCTGGGTGCAGCAATGAATACAAGCATTGATGAAATATCGGAAGCAGTAGCCGCTCTTGACGGTATTTTTATACCGGCACATATCAACAGGTTGCACAACAGTGTATACAGCCAGCTGGGATTTTTACCACCGTCGGCTCACATTGATGCCGTTGAAGTTTCGCCGGTTGCCGATTACATGAAGTTCCTGGAAGAACATCCTGAAACAGGCCGCTTCTGTCATGTCAATAATTCTGATTCCCACCACATTGAACGTATTGGTCTGGTGACCACTGAATATTACATGGAAAAGCCTGATTTTAATGAATTCAGGATGGCCATCAGGAATGAGAACGGGAGAAAAGTGAGGTCAATATGAAGGATATTTCTTACCATATTCTCGATATCGTGCAGAACTCGCTGAACGCCGGTGCTGATAAGATTTTCACCGGAATAAGTGAAAATTCAGCGACAGGCAAACTGACGCTCACAATCCGCGATAATGGGAAAGGAATGAATGAATCGTTGCTGAATAAGGCGCTTGACCCGTTTTTCACCTCTTCGGTAACCAAGAAAGTGGGTCTCGGACTGCCCCTGCTGAAACAGAATGCAGAGCTTACAGAAGGCTCATTCACAATAGTTTCGGAAGAAGGAAGAGGAACAACAGTAACCGTGGTTTTCAACTACAGGCATATCGACATGATTCCGACAGGAGACATCGGATCAACATTCAAAACGCTGATTGCCATGAACCCTGAAAAGAATTTTGAATTCCGGTACGAAAAAGACGGGCAGGAATTCATTCTCGATACGGCTGAAGTCAGGGATATTCTTGGCGAAACACGTATTGACAGCCGGGAAGTGCTTAATTATATAGCTGGTTATATCAACGAAAACCAGGAGGCTTTGTCGCAGTAATTAAGAAACAGTTTAAATAGGCTTTGATACGCTTAAAATCATTGACAAGAAGAACTTTAGAACTTATATTCGCAAACTAAAATAAATTGATGGTATGGACAAAATAAAAAACCTTGCTGACCTGAGAAATCTTAAGGATAAGCTTCAATCGAAGACCAAACTTCGTGAAAAAAGCGAAGTACCTGAACAGATGATACAGGTTAAAGTAGCCATGGCTACCTGCTGCATTGCATCAGGATCGAGGGAAACCATGAACTACATTGTGGATGAACTGGATAAAAGAAATATTGATGCGGTCGTTACCCAGACCGGTTGCATGGGATATTGCTATGCTGAACCGACTGTTGAGGTTACTTTACCCGGCAAGGAACCGGTGGTTTTTGGCTACGTGGATGCCAGGAAGGCAGATGAGATCATTGAAAAGTACATCAAGGCAGGAACTTTGGTGGAAGGTATCATCCCGGTTAACTATCAGAAAATTGAAAATAATTAACAATAAGGAGGCAATTATCCATGGCGGATTATAAAATTCACATGCTGGTGTGTGGTGGTACAGGCTGTAAATCATCACAGAGCCAGATACTGGCAGAACATCTGCGTACAGAGATTAAAAACCAGGGCCTTGATGACTTCGCACAGGTTGTGG is a genomic window containing:
- a CDS encoding ATP-binding protein gives rise to the protein MKDISYHILDIVQNSLNAGADKIFTGISENSATGKLTLTIRDNGKGMNESLLNKALDPFFTSSVTKKVGLGLPLLKQNAELTEGSFTIVSEEGRGTTVTVVFNYRHIDMIPTGDIGSTFKTLIAMNPEKNFEFRYEKDGQEFILDTAEVRDILGETRIDSREVLNYIAGYINENQEALSQ
- a CDS encoding anti-sigma regulatory factor encodes the protein MKEMAFEFPIEGGDFIKAGSASSQIKKILNQLNIDPALIRRIAVATYEAEVNVVAHAYKGVMKVLISPARIKVKVEDEGPGIPDIEKAMQEGYSTASEKVREMGFGAGMGLSNIKKNTDHLDIQSRLNKGTVVEMTTYIQPVQK
- a CDS encoding (2Fe-2S) ferredoxin domain-containing protein, translating into MDKIKNLADLRNLKDKLQSKTKLREKSEVPEQMIQVKVAMATCCIASGSRETMNYIVDELDKRNIDAVVTQTGCMGYCYAEPTVEVTLPGKEPVVFGYVDARKADEIIEKYIKAGTLVEGIIPVNYQKIENN
- the hypB gene encoding hydrogenase nickel incorporation protein HypB, whose protein sequence is MCETCGCGDNSGFRIIDPKEEHHHGHGHAHDHDHHHDHEHDHHDHNHLHSHDHEHHTSTRIRVETNILHENDMLAERNRGYFEAKNITCLNLVSSPGSGKTTILEKTIIKLAGKQVFVIEGDQQTSLDADRIAATQAPVVQVNTGNGCHLDASMVNKAVKKLNPSEGALLLIENVGNLVCPALFDLGENSRVVIISVTEGDDKPLKYPNMFESAHLCLINKTDLLPYVDFSIEKVKKNALKINSHLEFITLSAKTGEGFEEWVKWILECSSLRGA
- a CDS encoding [Fe-Fe] hydrogenase large subunit C-terminal domain-containing protein, with translation MAFHHALHINDELCIGCTHCMKACPTEALRVRSGKARLIPERCVDCGECMRVCPVSAISVEEDDFSRIFNYEHRVALVPSVFIGQFPRNIATRKIYSGILEEGFTQVIEVEHGAGLLIKIINQYLENRTDIRPVISSFCPAIVRLIQVRFPSLVGNILPYKAPLDLTAIFYRKKMEDQGIEPRKTGIFYITPCAAKIAAVKSPVGEETSPIDGVINLKTLYNRVYSTIRKEEKGYCPVPEKEQLMPEEMVWTLTGGESKHIKGRCLAIDGISNAIEFLEKLENDTLGNFDFLEMKGCDEGCAGGILSLTNRFLVSERLRTRADQYYIDKESGKIVDNKSIKNYSDHVLANASIGEVEPRSIMKLDEDMVQAMKKMQKIQKIKSWLPGIDCGACGSPTCRTLAEDVVQHRAHTSDCVFVAIKVKGGEGMKQVVDFTEQTWGKDRFRKMLPE
- a CDS encoding PHP domain-containing protein encodes the protein MQWFKADLHIHTVLSPCGGLDMSPVSIIKQAVLKGLDFIAITDHNSTRHCRLAQEIGRKHGITVLAGAEVNTKEEIHCLTFFEDMDKASKFQQYIDENLMFIENKPEIFGYQLIVDEDENILEEEVRMLGAAMNTSIDEISEAVAALDGIFIPAHINRLHNSVYSQLGFLPPSAHIDAVEVSPVADYMKFLEEHPETGRFCHVNNSDSHHIERIGLVTTEYYMEKPDFNEFRMAIRNENGRKVRSI
- the hypE gene encoding hydrogenase expression/formation protein HypE translates to MNKTILIGHGSGGLMTSDLIRDVFLRYFNPGGHEIATDSAILNVHDSLLAFTTDSFVIDPVFFPGGNIGKLAVCGTVNDLSVAGAVPLYLSAGFIIEEGFPVENLEVIVRSMAEEAANAGVKIVTGDTKVVKRGQCDKVFINTAGIGVVKREFEPISKGRTIQPGDQIMVNGFLGDHEMAVLAARENLRFEEPVTSDVACLNSLIQMLLAKGVKVRFMRDITRGGLATILAEIADSTGNGILIYEKDIPMREQVKGLCEIYGFNPLYLANEGKVLMVVSADTAGMAVDLMQHHPLGLNASLIGTITDQNPGKVLMKSVVGGTRMVDKIAGEQLPRIC
- a CDS encoding T9SS type A sorting domain-containing protein, whose amino-acid sequence is MKYHILFFLVAFSTSINAQNLQWISTGAGDAYYSENNAIAVASTDNYIYISGHAVGDKVYIKDTTISHGDFSFIAQFDKEGNLRWIRENSGEEANDIAVNSKYEVYTFYKPSLLNHHIIKYDMNGNQLWDKELPYDIDFFKSITVDKNDNLLITGRYFTIGNSLTFEDTVIYNVEKDKTNSFVMKYDSEGRFKWFTSSKISPFGASLEFSDLQTNDDGEAYVTGYYEIFSENDSIQFGDFHLNSRSNPAYPENYFSGTDIVLAKLSANGEVLWAKGYGGQRDDRGNKIAVNASGDVFMTGVYNDTVCFSNFKSAFLGFHGFLCKVNPEGVVEWANQIASNTFSNTNEQSKAVAADDNYIYVGGYYPGSWAVFGSTNLEDSMIVFNDFKHGSFLARYSPQGDFISVNHIIGDVSGIEDINLNGRSVYVAGNALPPATIFSLPFPIVSNNHNMHFFLTSLQYDPLTGYPENNAGNISFYPNPVSGFFIIQGESKEEITSVAIIDLKGNFLIFEKISGNYSQIDVSSLPAGMYILKIQTTNGFEIRKLVKSNP
- the hypA gene encoding hydrogenase maturation nickel metallochaperone HypA; this encodes MHEFSLVENIIEIVTETAERNGLTTVESVELEVGAASGVIREAMEFAWEAAVKGSAFERTRLIIKEIPLIVSCSVCGKEYSPVEIYESCPGCGDVSPKVLSGKELRVAAIEGSSK
- a CDS encoding DRTGG domain-containing protein, encoding MKIAEIIALTNGKLVCGHQPSDADLTHAFSSDLLSDVLTVNKTGILLITGVANLQTIRTAEMAEVACILLVRNKKVTDEMKKLAGELGVTIIESPISMFGASGKLYQGGLRPLY